From a region of the Haematobia irritans isolate KBUSLIRL chromosome 4, ASM5000362v1, whole genome shotgun sequence genome:
- the LOC142233915 gene encoding uncharacterized protein LOC142233915: protein MRFVTLTIFLCLLLAVFVSAVPADESLPGDLYDQQDHYDPQATQSIFKLKKIKKLLLG from the exons ATGAGATTCGTAACACTA acaatttttttatgcctTTTATTGGCCGTTTTTGTGAGTGCTGTACCAGCAGATGAATCATTACCTGGTGACCTTTACGACCAACAGGATCACTATGACCCTCAAGCAACCCAATCAATATTCAAGTTGAAGAAAATCAAGAAACTTCTTTTGGGATAA